From the genome of Calliopsis andreniformis isolate RMS-2024a unplaced genomic scaffold, iyCalAndr_principal scaffold0022, whole genome shotgun sequence, one region includes:
- the LOC143186763 gene encoding peptidyl-prolyl cis-trans isomerase NIMA-interacting 4: MSSKKSAHKSKSSEGNEKKDQKKGGNSVKVRHILCEKQSKILEAMEKLKAGQKFNAVATMYSEDKARSGGDLGWMTRGSMVGPFQDAAFALPVSSLDSPVYTDPPVKTKFGYHIIMVEGKK; this comes from the exons ATGTCTTCAAAAAAAAGTGCACACAAATCTAAGTCTTCAGAAGGTAACGAGAAAAAGGATCAGAAAAAAGGGGGAAATTCAGTAaaa GTTAGACATATTTTATGTGAGAAACAGTCAAAAATTTTGGAGGCAATGGAGAAATTAAAAGCAGGTCAGAAATTTAATGCTGTTGCTACTATGTACAGTGAAGATAAAGCACGATCAGGG GGTGACCTTGGATGGATGACACGGGGATCCATGGTTGGTCCATTTCAAGATGCTGCTTTTGCATTACCTGTTTCATCTCTTGATTCACCAGTTTATACAGATCCACCAGTTAAAACGAAATTTGGATATCACATTATAATGGTGGAAGGTAAAAAATAG